In Ochrobactrum sp. Marseille-Q0166, a single genomic region encodes these proteins:
- a CDS encoding lysozyme inhibitor — translation MLRKSQNMVIALSVALMMSSPVLAQAISRDSVFRQDYICERGVVVPVTYIHAGEEPAFAVLDAEGKMVVLQWHDALKKYVAMDEQDSYRWAEKDGKAVLTHLEADDSAKEVTLLAACRSDESEQ, via the coding sequence ATGCTTCGCAAAAGTCAGAATATGGTCATTGCACTTTCTGTGGCTCTGATGATGAGCAGTCCCGTTCTAGCGCAAGCCATCAGCAGAGATTCCGTGTTTAGACAGGACTATATCTGCGAACGCGGCGTGGTTGTTCCTGTGACTTATATTCATGCCGGAGAAGAGCCAGCCTTCGCAGTGCTTGATGCTGAAGGCAAAATGGTTGTGCTACAATGGCATGATGCATTGAAAAAATACGTCGCTATGGACGAGCAGGACAGCTATCGCTGGGCGGAAAAAGACGGCAAGGCTGTTCTGACACACTTGGAGGCTGATGATTCGGCAAAGGAAGTCACCCTGCTCGCAGCCTGCCGTTCGGATGAAAGTGAGCAGTAA
- a CDS encoding Lrp/AsnC ligand binding domain-containing protein: MKPVFLQLQCAPGKTYDVADTLYQREIVSELYSTSGEYDLLAKIYVKEGDDIGKFINENVLDIPNIVRSLTTLTFTAF; encoded by the coding sequence ATGAAACCCGTTTTCCTGCAACTGCAATGCGCGCCTGGAAAAACCTATGACGTTGCGGATACACTGTATCAGCGCGAAATCGTATCAGAACTCTATTCTACCAGCGGTGAATACGATCTTCTTGCCAAGATTTACGTCAAGGAAGGCGATGATATCGGCAAATTCATCAATGAAAATGTATTGGACATACCCAACATTGTTCGTTCGTTGACCACGCTGACCTTCACAGCGTTTTAA
- a CDS encoding sulfate ABC transporter substrate-binding protein, producing MSKKRSKFSFALAAFVATAALAGTIQTSHADQTLLNVSYDPTRELYKDYNAAFAKHWKDETGETVTIRASHGGSGKQARSVIDGVKADVVTLALESDIDAIVEHSGKIDKDWRKRLPDNSSPYTSTIVFLVRKGNPKGLKDWGDLVKDGVEVITPNPKTSGGARWNYLAAWAWAHKEYGGDEAKIKEYIGELFRHVPVLDTGARGSTTTFVQRQLGDVLLAWENEAYLSIAEFGDDAFDIVVPPQSILAEPPVALVDKNADDNGTRKVAEAYLEYLYSPEGQALASKHFYRPSKPEVVPADQKREFPQLQLVTIDDPIFGGWAKAQPYHFGDGGTFDQIYKPAK from the coding sequence ATGTCGAAGAAAAGATCGAAATTTTCATTCGCGCTTGCAGCTTTTGTTGCGACTGCAGCGCTTGCCGGTACCATTCAGACTAGCCATGCCGATCAGACATTGCTCAACGTATCTTATGATCCGACTCGGGAGCTTTATAAGGATTATAACGCGGCCTTTGCCAAGCATTGGAAAGATGAAACCGGCGAGACGGTTACCATCAGGGCCTCACATGGCGGATCGGGCAAGCAGGCCCGTTCAGTGATTGACGGTGTAAAGGCGGACGTTGTCACGCTCGCGCTCGAAAGCGATATTGATGCTATCGTTGAACATTCCGGCAAGATTGATAAGGACTGGCGCAAGCGCCTTCCTGATAATTCATCACCTTACACTTCCACGATTGTTTTTCTTGTTCGCAAGGGCAATCCAAAAGGCCTTAAAGATTGGGGCGATCTGGTAAAGGATGGCGTCGAGGTTATCACACCAAATCCGAAAACCTCGGGCGGTGCACGCTGGAATTATCTGGCTGCATGGGCATGGGCGCACAAAGAATATGGCGGCGATGAAGCCAAGATAAAGGAATATATCGGCGAACTGTTCCGCCATGTGCCGGTTCTGGATACGGGTGCACGTGGATCGACCACAACCTTTGTACAGCGTCAGCTTGGTGATGTGCTTCTGGCTTGGGAAAACGAGGCCTATCTTTCCATCGCTGAATTTGGTGATGACGCATTTGACATTGTCGTGCCTCCGCAATCCATCCTGGCCGAGCCACCAGTGGCGCTTGTTGACAAGAATGCTGACGATAATGGAACGCGAAAGGTTGCAGAGGCCTACCTCGAATATCTCTATTCGCCGGAAGGTCAGGCGCTGGCGTCCAAGCATTTTTACCGCCCGTCCAAGCCGGAGGTCGTTCCTGCTGACCAGAAGCGTGAATTCCCGCAGTTGCAGCTTGTGACAATTGATGATCCAATCTTTGGCGGATGGGCCAAGGCGCAGCCTTATCATTTTGGCGACGGCGGAACATTCGATCAGATCTATAAGCCAGCAAAATAG
- a CDS encoding GGDEF domain-containing protein gives MLYVLPAILIVFSLAFVIVWAIDRRRSYLLWCAVCFFFIGLAMLSQLVDIPTDDASNTMFTVTIYVLGTLAGGHGILQRSGLRIPSWFCIVSLVSILGGIVYFLYVSPSLIGRVYVVNFGLALMILAIVWFLRQLVQGTIADKIMLGMLLLVSLQFFPRTVLTAHSVSGETAIDFAFTPFWQWTVFSTAVASVIAGLVLFAAVGADRVMELAHERDSDPLTGLLNRRGLEERMQVADRSNLSGWIVACDIDHFKNINDLYGHAAGDAVLKEFAEILQSYSGDRNLTARIGGEEFILYLDDMPSDEAYALIETIRERVKDHKFSRLSADEQVTCSFGAAKLESHGNFWQVVERADKILYAAKEAGRNRTFFGI, from the coding sequence ATGCTCTATGTACTGCCAGCCATTCTTATCGTTTTTTCATTGGCCTTTGTCATTGTCTGGGCCATTGATAGAAGACGTTCTTATCTTTTGTGGTGCGCTGTCTGCTTTTTCTTTATCGGCCTAGCCATGCTCTCACAGTTGGTCGATATTCCGACTGATGACGCCTCCAACACCATGTTTACAGTGACGATCTATGTTTTGGGAACCTTGGCAGGCGGTCACGGTATTCTTCAAAGGTCTGGCCTTCGTATTCCATCATGGTTTTGTATCGTCAGTCTTGTTTCCATTCTGGGCGGTATTGTCTATTTTCTATATGTTTCACCAAGCTTGATTGGTCGCGTTTATGTCGTGAATTTCGGTCTCGCTCTTATGATTCTGGCGATCGTGTGGTTTCTTCGGCAATTGGTGCAGGGTACGATTGCCGATAAAATCATGCTCGGCATGCTTCTTCTTGTATCTTTACAGTTTTTCCCTCGAACAGTGCTGACGGCACATTCCGTATCGGGAGAAACAGCGATTGATTTTGCTTTCACCCCATTTTGGCAGTGGACTGTTTTTTCAACGGCTGTTGCATCGGTAATCGCAGGGCTAGTGCTGTTTGCTGCCGTTGGCGCAGACCGGGTGATGGAACTTGCGCATGAACGTGACAGTGATCCGTTGACCGGCCTCCTTAATCGACGGGGACTTGAAGAGCGTATGCAGGTGGCAGATCGCAGCAATCTATCCGGGTGGATCGTTGCCTGCGATATTGATCACTTCAAAAATATCAATGACCTCTATGGCCATGCCGCGGGGGATGCTGTCCTAAAAGAGTTTGCTGAGATTCTTCAGTCCTATTCCGGTGATCGTAATTTGACGGCACGCATTGGGGGAGAGGAGTTTATCCTCTATCTTGATGATATGCCTTCAGATGAAGCTTACGCTCTGATCGAGACAATTCGGGAAAGGGTGAAAGATCATAAATTCTCCCGCTTGTCCGCAGATGAGCAGGTTACTTGCAGCTTTGGTGCGGCCAAGCTCGAAAGCCACGGCAATTTCTGGCAAGTAGTTGAGCGGGCCGACAAGATTTTATACGCTGCGAAAGAAGCGGGGCGTAACAGGACATTCTTTGGAATCTGA
- a CDS encoding YdcF family protein, with protein MALNLVILFVIFGFLLWNFRFRKSGFVFIVFGTILYVSIASNFLPGYLLYRFQAPYSSTMQSPIKDNTAFLIFGMGTQTVDQIDQKTVEPLLFSYGPILAAVRANHQCVQAALKCTFIASGADVAGTGASEAAIIARELEKAGVNPSDIVIDEKSRNTWQNAKNTAAILKDIKPSQTVLLQGAPIIKRDLLYLAHFGVYPEPVAAAYLTTTHTNMISSALSFLAVDIVLHEEIGIWRYAFYNFMGWNEPKQIAN; from the coding sequence ATGGCGTTAAATCTAGTTATATTATTTGTTATTTTCGGATTCCTGTTGTGGAATTTTAGATTTCGAAAATCGGGTTTTGTATTTATTGTATTTGGGACAATTCTGTATGTTTCAATTGCTTCAAATTTTTTGCCGGGTTATCTGCTGTATCGTTTCCAGGCGCCATACTCTTCAACAATGCAATCTCCGATCAAAGACAATACCGCATTTTTGATTTTTGGTATGGGAACGCAAACAGTTGACCAGATTGATCAAAAGACTGTTGAGCCGCTTTTGTTTTCATATGGGCCGATTCTGGCAGCAGTCCGCGCAAACCATCAGTGTGTTCAAGCTGCTTTGAAGTGTACGTTCATAGCGAGCGGGGCTGATGTTGCGGGAACGGGCGCATCGGAAGCTGCTATTATAGCGAGAGAACTCGAGAAGGCCGGTGTTAACCCAAGCGATATCGTTATAGATGAGAAAAGCCGCAATACTTGGCAGAATGCAAAAAATACAGCTGCTATACTGAAAGATATCAAACCGTCTCAAACTGTCTTGCTTCAAGGTGCGCCAATTATAAAACGCGACTTGCTCTATCTTGCTCATTTCGGCGTCTATCCCGAGCCCGTGGCCGCTGCGTATCTGACAACCACGCATACGAACATGATTTCTTCAGCGTTATCATTCCTTGCAGTTGATATCGTATTGCACGAAGAAATTGGCATATGGCGTTATGCTTTTTACAATTTTATGGGATGGAATGAGCCTAAGCAGATAGCAAATTAG
- a CDS encoding DUF930 domain-containing protein, which produces MSVSHLVRFLPFAIVSVLIALNAPAMAMTPLEKAQLEKLDPATRLEQRCDVEAMEQISRDVRKLSVDKVLAYAFSDPLTGKNSIKADGAAFRSGEHWYKLAFDCKTDDDHMSVTSFDYEIGEEVPQDQWDRHYLVP; this is translated from the coding sequence ATGTCCGTATCTCACCTTGTACGCTTTTTGCCGTTTGCGATTGTTTCGGTGCTGATAGCTCTCAATGCGCCAGCTATGGCAATGACACCGCTTGAAAAGGCACAGCTGGAAAAGCTGGACCCTGCAACGCGGCTGGAGCAGCGCTGTGATGTCGAGGCGATGGAGCAGATCAGCCGTGATGTGCGGAAGTTATCGGTCGATAAGGTGCTGGCTTATGCCTTTTCGGATCCTCTGACAGGCAAAAACAGTATCAAGGCTGACGGTGCAGCATTCCGCAGCGGTGAGCATTGGTACAAGCTTGCGTTTGACTGCAAGACCGATGATGACCACATGAGCGTCACTTCATTTGATTATGAAATAGGGGAGGAAGTGCCACAGGATCAGTGGGACAGGCACTACCTCGTTCCCTGA
- the cysT gene encoding sulfate ABC transporter permease subunit CysT translates to MSSHPAPVRAGWHFRKPSVIPGFGLTLGFSVAYLTLLILIPLAALVLRSTDVGFTGFWRLVTDARTLAALETSFGTAFIAALVNVVFGVILAWVLVRYRFPGRRFIDAIVDIPFALPTAVAGIALASIYAPNGWIGSLLAPFNIKIAFSRAGIVVALIFIGLPFVVRTVQPIMEEISREVEEAAATLGASRFQTIWRVLLPSLQPAILTGFALAFARGVGEYGSVIFIAGNTPYVSEIAPLLIVIRLEEYDYAGATALATVMLALSFAMLLFINLIQSWTRKRYGYGV, encoded by the coding sequence ATGTCTTCTCACCCTGCACCGGTCAGAGCAGGGTGGCATTTCAGAAAACCGAGCGTCATTCCGGGCTTTGGACTGACACTCGGTTTTAGTGTCGCCTATTTGACTCTGCTTATCCTTATTCCGCTGGCAGCGCTTGTTTTGCGTTCGACCGATGTTGGTTTTACGGGCTTCTGGAGGCTGGTGACCGATGCGCGCACGCTCGCAGCACTGGAAACGAGCTTTGGTACTGCTTTTATCGCAGCGCTGGTCAATGTGGTTTTTGGTGTCATTCTTGCTTGGGTTCTGGTGCGCTATCGCTTTCCCGGACGCCGGTTCATCGATGCCATTGTCGATATTCCCTTTGCACTCCCCACAGCCGTAGCCGGTATTGCACTGGCTTCTATCTATGCGCCCAATGGCTGGATTGGCAGTCTTCTTGCGCCGTTTAATATAAAGATTGCCTTTTCGCGCGCTGGCATCGTTGTGGCGCTGATCTTTATTGGTCTGCCATTTGTAGTGCGCACTGTACAGCCGATCATGGAAGAAATCAGCCGGGAGGTCGAAGAAGCAGCGGCAACTCTTGGTGCATCGCGTTTTCAGACCATCTGGCGCGTGCTTCTACCGAGCCTTCAGCCGGCTATCCTCACAGGTTTCGCGCTGGCCTTCGCTCGCGGGGTCGGGGAATATGGCTCCGTCATTTTCATTGCGGGGAACACGCCCTATGTCTCGGAAATTGCTCCGCTGCTGATCGTGATCAGGCTGGAGGAATATGATTATGCGGGCGCAACGGCGCTCGCTACCGTCATGCTGGCGCTGTCATTTGCCATGTTGCTGTTCATCAATCTGATCCAGTCGTGGACGAGAAAGAGGTATGGCTATGGCGTATAA